Sequence from the Muntiacus reevesi chromosome 9, mMunRee1.1, whole genome shotgun sequence genome:
AAGTAGTGtccaaactggaaagaaaagggAGTAGTTCAAAAATATAGGTGTCTATAGCCAAAGCTGGGAAATAAAGGACACAATGGCATAAATTCTAGCAGCCTCTATAATATTTTAGATTGACTAGAGATTTATACATGTCATTAACCTATATCCTACCAATCTTTATATCCTGTGTATGTTTGTTTAGGAGATTTCAGGGCAAGATGAAGATAAATGGCAAATCTAGCTGGCAGGGACCAGAGGAGAAACTTACCTGAATCAGAagacattatataaatatttctgtagACTAATGaagtccaaagaaaagcaagagaaaaagcaTGATGCTCATCCTTTTATTACCTTGcggttgtttagtggctaagtcatgtctaactctttgtaacccaatggactatagcccgccaggttcccctgtccgtggggtttcccaggcaagaatactggagtgggttgccatttccttctccaggggatcttcccgacccagggactgaacctgcatctcctgtcttgcaggcggattctttaccaccaagccacctgggaagccttacaaTAACATAATATTCAGCTTGATAGTAAAGTGGGATAACCATTCACTAAACAGAAGCCTGAAAGATCTCAGCATTGGAAGTTATCAGATTCCTGTTTCTCAAATGGCCATTGCTATTTCTTTTgctaacagaagaaaacaaagaagagaaagtTCAATTACCTGGGAAGGCAAGGGTTTGGGCTGCACGATATTCTTTATGTCATATCTTTCCTGGTTCCAGTTGCCCATCAAGGTACGGTTTGAATAGGCATCTTCATTAGTGTTGCATCTCcatccatactggaaaaactTGGACATATCATTCCAATCCGTCCATACTTCAGCATGGCCATTTGCGTTAATGAGGCTGCCATAGTGTGGGTTTGTAAGGAAACAGGCAAGGACCTGTCTCTGGAAAAAGGTGGCAATAGAAAAGTTTGTTGCACAAACCAGAGAGCAGAAAGCATATCCCTTTCTCTTGGCCAAGCATAAGTACACCTTCTAAAGATCTAGACTTTCCTCTCAGTTTAATAGTTATCGTCCTGTTTCCTTCCAAGTTCATAAATTCTTTGACCTACCCTCTCAATCAGCAGTAGTAGATGactaaatagattaaatgcaccCACCCAAAAGGTAAGAGAACTTCAGTACCCTAATACTATTGGATAACTAGAAAATATTCTGGTGATTTTGAGGTGTAAGAATGTAAGGAATAAGTACTGCTATCatcgaagagaagagagagaagtgagAGCTGGATAACTAGATAATACGATAGATCAATGATCAACAAAATGATGGTTTCCTTCCTTTCCGCCCAGCTCAAATGCCACATCTTAGGATACAGCGTTCCCTTTTCATGATGCCTTACCTCAAGTTAACTTCTTTCAACTGTCTCACAGAGAACTTTATCTTCACACTTCTATATATCCATAACTTTATACCACATGTTAGAGTTCTTCAAGGAAGTGTGGAATCTTTTACACTGAACTATGCATCCCTTGAGGACAAGATCTGTCACTTTTTCATTACTGCACCCTCTCCCTCTGTATACCCTCCCAATCAATAGTAATTTGCACATATCAGATAACCAATGTCTGAATTTCAACTTTTTGGATAAGGAATCAAAAGCCTAACCATTTCTAATTTTGGTTAAAAGTTCAGTCTGGTTCCTTGGCTTAGGAGCAAGACAATACCTTCTCTGAAGATGAATACTTTGAAGTTGAGGAGCTTGTGATTGAAGATTTTATAGCAGAGTAACAGCAAACCTTACTCTGACATTCCATATTCTTTAAAAGAAGAGATGACACTAAACCTGGCCTTCCCAGTTCACCAGGCAAAGAAAGAATTTAGATCACCCAGATCACCAGGTGGCCATGATTTGGTAGTCATCACCCACCCACCTTTCCACAGCTAGAGACAAAGCCAACACTGTAAGTTTAAAGGTAACTGCCCGCATGTCATGGGCCTTTGTGAAGACAGATGCATGCACTTATGTCAACAAACAGCATGACCACTAAGAGCAGTTGATCCCACAAAGTCCAACAGGCCAAGGACTCAGACTGCAGATCAAGATGACAGTGTCCCTGGGGCTGTTAAGGACAGACATCCCCACCCACTTAGTTGTCCAAACCTGAAACCTGGGGCTTATCTTTGATTCTTGGTTTCTCTTTCAACTCCCTTACATCTATTCAATCACTAGGTCTTGTTGATTTTTGAATCAGTGCACTACCCTCCATCTCCACTACCAAGTTTCAATTCAGATCACTATCAGCCCTAGTCTCCATTACTGCAGTAGCCTTCTATCTGGACTCCTTGCCACCAACCTTGCTCTTCTCCTATCCTTTCTCCATAGGAAAgcataatttttgaaaatgaaaatctaaTTGTGTCATCTCCCTACTTAAAAATCTTTCAGTGGCTGGCCACTGGTTTCAGAGTAAGGTTCAGGCTGTAAAAAATGCCTACATGATCTGGTCCCTGCTTTTCAGTCTCATCTGTTATGCACTCTCCCTCAGACTACATTTCAGTCAAACTCAGCTACTGTGTTTTTCCATCATGCTTTTGCATTTATTGTTACTTCTGCCTTTTCAGTCCTCCTGACTCAGGTAAGGTGtagtccccccgcccccacttccCTGAGCTTTCAACTCAGGTGCACTTCATCCACGAAATCTTTCCACTCCATCCCCAAACTTGGTAAGGGTCCTCTTCAGTGTGCTCCTCAGCGACCTGAATAACTCCATTCATGGTACTGCATCTCACTATAGCAGAATTGTCTCTTTCGTCGTGCATCCTCCACCACACTACAAGCTCAGAGAAGTCATAGGCCACATCCTGTTCCTCCATATATCGAACAGCCTTCATAGGCCTGGGGCATAACAGACACTCAACACTTTTTGAATGCATAAAAGGTAGGGGAAAGAAGCACCTGGAAAAACTCCGAATAACAACGATAATCTGTTGCAGTCATGTCGGATGAGATGAAGGCTGTTACAAAATCCTCTGAGTCAGGATGCAGAACACAGCACCATCTCTCCTTGGCCTCAGCCCGGCCCTGCTTCCTTCACTCAGAACTCACTTCACCTTCGACCTgttccccctccacccctcccccacccccgaggCTAGTGACTGCTCAAGACCCTCAGGCAGGTGTGACGAAGTCGCTCAGGGCCGCCCTTGGGCTCAAAAGCATTTAACACTTCCGATGGGGTGAGGGAGTGAGGGAGCTGGGTGGCCGGAGTCTCGCTCTTGCTCTCATGGCTATTTTCCTACTCGGGACGTCGCGACCCCAGTTTGTCAAGACAACCAGACGCTGTTACGCGTCATCAACCAGCTACGTGTGAATAGGTGGGGCCACAAGAGACTCGCGAAGGAAGTGACGTAAAAAAAGAGCGCCTCGGAGAACTTGAGACGGGAGCACGTGGGGGCCATGGCCCCGCGGCGCCTCCTGTTGGTTGGGGAGGGGAATTTCTCTTTTGCCGTCGCTTTGAGTGAGACCCTGGATCCAAACACCAGCCTAACCGCCACCTGTCCCCAGCGCCCAGCGGACCTGGCCCAGGATCTGGTGGCCCAAGAGAACCTACAACGCCTGCGCGAGCGAGGTAGCGAAGCCCAGCCCTCTACGAAGCCCCGCCCAGCTGTGGCGCCCCCCAAAGTGGAAAGGGTGGGAACACTGGGGATTCAGGGAACTTGGCCGTTGCTCCTGGTCTtccacggggcttcccaggtggctctagtggtaaagaacccgcctgccaatgcaagagtcgtaacgagatgagggttcgatccctgggtggggaagatcccctggagaagggcatggcaccctattgcagtatccttgcctggagaatcacttggacagtggagcctggccggctacagtccataaggtctcaaagagtctgactgGACCAAGGCGACTTCGCACACACTCACTTCATCTTCCCATGGACATTTACAGACAACCTGCTGTGTGCCTGGACTTGGGCTGTTTTGCACCTTGTGTTAGGGAGGGTTTTTCTCTTGTGACATGGCTTTATCACATCCTTCTGTCTATATTTCGTGCCAGGTAACGAGGTACGCTTCGGTGTGGACTGCACCCACCTGGCAGATGCCTTTGAACCGCAAGACAGAGAATTTGatctaatttattttaactttccGCACTGCGGGCGCAAAGCTGGAGTAGCTAAGAACAGGGAACTGCTTGCCAAGTTTTTCCGGAGGTGAGGAGAGCTGAGCACTCACAAGTGAAATGTTTTTAAGATGTACATTGCATAGTTCCTGCACTCAGACATGTTAGTGTGGGAAATAGGACATATAAGAGAACGTGTTGCTCCAAAGTAACCCACAGTCTAGTTGGAGAGGCAGACGTTTAACCCTAAATGCTAAGTACAAGTGCAAACATGTACTATTGGGCCTTAAAAGGGAGGATCGCCTATTTTTGATAATGCAAAATGATAGTAGCCAGTATAAACTAATTTAGGAGCCAAACTATCTGCATTCAAATCCCCACCCACCACTTAAGAGCTTTGTGGGTTTTGTGATTGTTTACTTGATCCTAATTTGCTTTTGATTCCTCATCCGTAAACGGAAGATATTAACATAACTACCTCATACAATTATTGTGAACTTAAAACAGTGCTTTATACTATTataccaaaacatgaaacatagTTATCATGAAACTTTGCACAGAGGCAGTATTTTAAGTTAGTCTTTCAAGTACAAGTAAAATTTTAACAAGCAGGAGGGGAGTGGAACGGACAGCTTTCTAAATGGGAAAGAACAGCCTGATCACTGAATCACATCTAGGAATTTTATAGACATTGACTTTTCAATGAAATATAGGTGAACAATAGCAATGTGAAGCTGGATAACTTTCTGGTCAGCCCCTAGTATTAGTTACGAGTTGAGCATTGAGTTTAAATTCTTACTTACTTCCAGCTCCTTTTTTTGCATGTTTGAAGTCTTAATAGATCTTTGCAAATAGATATGATTGGATTTTAATTATCTCACAGACAAACCATATATATACAGCTAACTCCTACTTGTTTCTGGTAAATGATTGGTGTTT
This genomic interval carries:
- the CFAP68 gene encoding cilia- and flagella-associated protein 68, giving the protein MTATDYRCYSEFFQRQVLACFLTNPHYGSLINANGHAEVWTDWNDMSKFFQYGWRCNTNEDAYSNRTLMGNWNQERYDIKNIVQPKPLPSQFGHYFETTYDTSYNNRRPLSTHRFKREPHWFPGHQPELVPPPYKCTEKSVYMSSYSEPQIDHHSVCVWNPSNCRFQSP